A single genomic interval of Streptomyces sp. NBC_00663 harbors:
- a CDS encoding GAF and ANTAR domain-containing protein: MAVRPRNDGSGAPGDDPGPSAGGSRLSGQDPGREERERDRARAAEVIAEEVRGTAPGEIPQRLCVVAVRLLPVIGASVSLRSNGMPVGLSASSEQASHLAAVQATLGDGPCFHAFRSRAPVLAADLTAGRDVLRWPVFAQQATAAGVRAVYSFPLGNDAVCVGTLDLYRDTPGALGDRDLRTAQIVAGVMTVALVTLPRGEEAGPDGDERWLSGLATDYDDVYQAVGMIMAQRRVSTDEALARLRAHAFAHNRTALEVARDVISRRTRFDGN, encoded by the coding sequence GTGGCCGTGCGACCCAGGAACGACGGCTCCGGCGCCCCCGGCGACGACCCCGGCCCGTCCGCAGGCGGCTCCAGGCTGTCCGGGCAGGACCCGGGACGGGAGGAGCGGGAACGGGATCGTGCGCGCGCCGCCGAGGTGATCGCCGAGGAGGTGCGCGGCACGGCGCCCGGTGAGATCCCCCAGCGGCTGTGCGTCGTCGCCGTCAGGCTGCTCCCGGTCATCGGCGCCAGTGTGTCCCTGCGCTCCAACGGCATGCCCGTCGGTCTGAGCGCGAGCAGTGAACAGGCGTCCCACCTCGCGGCGGTGCAGGCGACCCTCGGTGACGGACCCTGCTTCCACGCCTTCCGGAGCCGTGCCCCGGTGCTGGCCGCCGACCTCACCGCCGGCCGGGACGTGCTGCGCTGGCCGGTCTTCGCCCAGCAGGCGACGGCGGCCGGAGTGCGGGCGGTCTACTCGTTCCCGCTCGGCAACGACGCCGTGTGCGTCGGCACCCTGGACCTCTACCGTGACACCCCCGGAGCACTCGGCGACCGCGATCTGCGGACCGCGCAGATCGTCGCCGGCGTGATGACGGTGGCCCTCGTGACGCTGCCGCGAGGCGAGGAGGCCGGACCCGACGGGGACGAACGCTGGCTGAGCGGTCTGGCCACGGACTACGACGACGTCTACCAGGCCGTCGGCATGATCATGGCGCAGCGGCGGGTGAGCACCGACGAGGCGCTGGCCCGGCTGCGCGCGCACGCCTTCGCACACAACCGCACCGCCCTGGAGGTGGCGCGCGACGTGATCTCGCGCAGGACGAGGTTCGACGGCAACTGA
- a CDS encoding helix-turn-helix domain-containing protein has protein sequence MSDRDDPETIGRRVQHLRVERGLTQRQLAEPAYTAAYVSTLESGRVRPSDQALRHLADRLGVAFDELATGRPARLVTDLRLRLIEAQRTLAAGDTEEAARSYTALLAEAEELQLAEARYDALIGLGESAVESGELIEGRQYFERAELVLADAPLPARVPALRGRALAHYLAGELRYAVYLLESTLDELNRGGLHDPDALLLLYASIIGPYMDMGAHARAAQAAELALALAPQAGDPALVARMHRSVARTLIAEGRVAEADASLAKAAELYRGLQLRTELANCHWMRGYVCAQNGELERAESELRQALTMLSAKRAALYSSQAAVELADVLHRRGKSDEAAALLHDVLGDLSSERGAVHSAAAHRLLGIIAEDARDPETAEEHYVRALSLLERAGAAGDLADLCRLLGDLLRREGRVEAALDAYRTGLGHRTAPGTTTLGPAPAQPPL, from the coding sequence ATGTCCGACCGTGACGACCCGGAGACCATCGGGCGCAGGGTGCAGCACCTCAGGGTCGAACGCGGGCTGACCCAGCGCCAGTTGGCCGAGCCTGCCTACACCGCCGCCTACGTCTCCACCCTGGAGTCGGGCCGGGTGCGCCCCTCCGACCAGGCCCTGCGCCATCTCGCCGACCGGCTCGGCGTCGCCTTCGACGAGCTGGCCACCGGCCGCCCCGCCCGCCTCGTCACCGATCTGCGGCTGCGGCTCATCGAGGCCCAGCGCACCCTCGCCGCCGGCGACACCGAGGAAGCCGCCCGCAGTTACACCGCGCTGCTCGCCGAGGCCGAGGAACTCCAGCTCGCCGAGGCGCGGTACGACGCCCTGATCGGGCTCGGCGAGTCGGCCGTGGAGAGCGGTGAACTCATTGAGGGGCGGCAGTACTTCGAGCGGGCCGAGCTGGTCCTCGCCGACGCCCCGCTGCCCGCCCGGGTGCCCGCCCTGCGCGGCCGCGCCCTCGCGCACTACCTGGCCGGCGAACTCCGGTACGCCGTCTACCTGCTGGAGTCCACCCTCGACGAGCTCAACCGCGGCGGACTCCACGACCCCGACGCGCTCCTGCTCCTGTACGCCAGCATCATCGGCCCGTACATGGACATGGGCGCCCACGCCCGCGCCGCCCAGGCCGCCGAACTCGCCCTCGCCCTCGCCCCGCAGGCCGGCGACCCGGCGCTGGTCGCCCGGATGCACCGCTCGGTCGCCCGCACCCTCATCGCCGAGGGCCGCGTCGCCGAGGCCGACGCCTCCCTCGCCAAGGCCGCCGAGCTCTACCGCGGCCTCCAACTCCGCACGGAACTGGCCAACTGCCACTGGATGCGCGGATACGTCTGCGCCCAGAACGGTGAACTGGAGCGGGCGGAGAGCGAGTTGAGACAGGCGCTCACCATGCTGTCCGCCAAGCGCGCCGCCCTCTACTCCAGCCAGGCCGCCGTCGAGCTCGCCGACGTACTGCACCGCCGCGGCAAGTCCGACGAGGCCGCGGCCCTCCTCCACGACGTCCTCGGCGACCTGTCCTCGGAACGCGGCGCCGTCCACTCCGCCGCCGCGCACCGACTCCTCGGCATCATCGCCGAGGACGCCCGCGACCCGGAGACCGCCGAGGAGCACTACGTCCGCGCCCTGAGCCTGCTGGAACGCGCGGGCGCCGCCGGCGACCTGGCCGACCTGTGCCGCCTGCTGGGCGACCTGCTCCGCCGCGAGGGGAGGGTGGAAGCGGCCCTGGACGCCTACCGCACCGGCCTCGGCCACCGCACCGCCCCGGGCACCACGACCCTGGGTCCGGCGCCCGCACAGCCTCCTCTATGA
- a CDS encoding GNAT family N-acetyltransferase gives MTDLGPVPWPPVPIRTERLVLREPEARDRPVFVELLASADVHTYLGGPRPRAELERELPPTPERWPGSFVVEADGAMIGQVLLRRAPGHGRPAAAGKVDLGYLLLPRAWGHGYAGEACAAALGWLDGALPGESVVLHTQTANARSMRLAAKLGFTEVERFEAWDAEQWLGMRSPDGP, from the coding sequence ATGACCGACCTCGGCCCCGTCCCCTGGCCCCCCGTCCCGATACGGACCGAACGGCTCGTCCTGCGCGAGCCCGAGGCCCGAGACCGTCCGGTGTTCGTCGAGCTGCTCGCCTCGGCGGACGTGCACACCTACCTGGGCGGACCCCGGCCCCGTGCCGAGCTGGAGCGCGAGCTGCCCCCGACACCCGAGCGGTGGCCCGGGAGCTTCGTCGTCGAGGCCGACGGGGCGATGATCGGCCAGGTTCTTCTCAGGAGAGCGCCGGGGCACGGTCGCCCAGCCGCCGCCGGGAAGGTCGACCTCGGTTACCTGCTCCTGCCGCGCGCGTGGGGGCACGGATATGCCGGCGAGGCGTGTGCGGCGGCGCTGGGCTGGCTCGACGGCGCGCTTCCCGGGGAATCCGTGGTGCTCCACACCCAGACCGCCAACGCCCGCTCGATGCGGCTGGCGGCCAAGCTGGGGTTCACGGAGGTGGAGCGGTTCGAGGCGTGGGACGCCGAGCAGTGGCTCGGCATGCGCTCCCCTGACGGGCCGTAG
- a CDS encoding permease: MAVRALVYAVLGGAALIAVATVASVLGPTLALDLYTPPVAAWWTVFTAITVQGVPFLLLGTVVSAAIGAFVPERVFTRLLPRNQALAVPVAGAAGVVLPGCECASVPVAGSLMRRGVAPAAALAFLLSAPAVNPVVLVATSLAFPAQPEMVLGRLVASLATAVVMGWLWARFGREEWLRLPKAAAHSGKGVRAFGAGLRHDFLHAGGFLVLGAGAAATFNIAVPRSVLDLFTGSAWLSVLLLAVLAVVLCVCSEADAFVAASLSGFSPTARLAFMVVGPMVDLKLIALQAGTFGRAFAVRFSAVTWVVAVVSSVLVGWWLA, encoded by the coding sequence ATGGCCGTACGGGCGCTCGTGTACGCCGTCCTCGGCGGGGCCGCGCTCATCGCCGTCGCGACCGTCGCCTCCGTCCTCGGCCCGACCCTCGCCCTGGACCTCTACACCCCGCCCGTCGCCGCCTGGTGGACGGTGTTCACCGCGATCACCGTGCAGGGGGTGCCGTTCCTGCTGCTGGGCACGGTCGTCTCCGCGGCCATCGGGGCGTTCGTGCCGGAGCGGGTGTTCACCCGGCTGCTGCCCCGCAACCAGGCCCTCGCCGTACCGGTCGCGGGCGCGGCGGGGGTCGTGCTGCCGGGGTGCGAGTGCGCGTCCGTGCCGGTGGCGGGGAGCCTGATGCGCCGCGGGGTCGCCCCGGCCGCCGCCCTCGCCTTCCTGCTCTCCGCGCCCGCCGTCAACCCCGTGGTGCTCGTCGCCACCTCCCTCGCCTTCCCCGCCCAGCCCGAGATGGTCCTCGGCCGGCTCGTCGCCTCGCTCGCGACGGCCGTGGTGATGGGCTGGCTGTGGGCCAGGTTCGGGCGGGAGGAGTGGCTGCGGCTGCCCAAGGCCGCCGCCCACTCGGGCAAGGGCGTGCGCGCCTTCGGCGCCGGGTTGCGGCACGACTTCCTGCACGCCGGCGGTTTCCTCGTGCTCGGCGCGGGAGCCGCGGCGACCTTCAACATCGCCGTACCGAGGTCCGTGCTCGACCTGTTCACCGGCTCGGCCTGGCTGTCGGTGCTGCTGCTGGCCGTTCTCGCGGTCGTCCTGTGCGTGTGCAGCGAGGCGGACGCCTTCGTGGCGGCCTCGCTGAGCGGCTTCTCGCCGACCGCGCGCCTCGCGTTCATGGTGGTGGGCCCGATGGTCGACCTGAAGCTGATCGCCTTGCAGGCGGGCACGTTCGGGCGGGCCTTCGCGGTCAGGTTCTCCGCGGTGACCTGGGTGGTCGCCGTCGTGAGCAGCGTGCTCGTGGGGTGGTGGCTGGCGTGA
- a CDS encoding tellurite resistance TerB family protein produces MALFDRLKDQAKGLQQQVQGGGHGGGHGSGSRGGSHGGGSRAQLVGLFKNQLGSIKTELKSGAYRDASMAMCALVAAADGHVDASEMQQMESMILSNEVLQNFPPEQLRTRFHKHVEQLTRNFAQGRSEALQDIAKAAKKPAEARAVVQTGIVIAGADGHFSQAEQMVLREACTALNLNPAEFQL; encoded by the coding sequence ATGGCACTGTTCGACCGGCTCAAGGACCAGGCCAAGGGCTTGCAGCAGCAGGTGCAGGGCGGCGGACACGGCGGCGGCCACGGCAGCGGTTCGCGTGGGGGCTCTCACGGCGGCGGCTCGCGCGCCCAGCTGGTCGGTCTGTTCAAGAACCAGCTCGGCTCGATCAAGACCGAGCTCAAGAGCGGCGCCTACCGGGACGCGAGCATGGCGATGTGCGCGCTGGTCGCGGCGGCGGACGGTCATGTGGACGCGTCCGAGATGCAGCAGATGGAGTCGATGATCCTGAGCAACGAGGTGTTGCAGAACTTCCCGCCGGAGCAGCTGCGCACCCGTTTCCACAAGCATGTGGAGCAGCTCACCCGCAACTTCGCGCAGGGCAGGTCCGAGGCGCTCCAGGACATCGCCAAGGCCGCCAAGAAGCCGGCCGAGGCGCGCGCGGTCGTCCAGACAGGCATCGTCATCGCGGGCGCCGACGGCCACTTCTCGCAGGCCGAGCAGATGGTCCTGCGAGAGGCGTGCACGGCGCTGAACCTGAACCCGGCGGAGTTCCAGCTCTGA
- a CDS encoding amidohydrolase, with protein sequence MTSAAARTVLDLTADLGLPGLEDLYRDLHRHPELSRQEHRTAGLLAERLKSAGYDTVEGIGGTGVAGVLRNGDGPVVLLRADMDALPVREETGLPYASETDGVMHACGHDLHVTWLAGAARALAAGRDAWNGTLIVVGQPAEETGGGAAAMVADGLYARVPRPDVLLGQHAAPGPVGLYPHVPGLILSATTDVEIVVHGRGGHGSRPETTVDPVVTAAYLVTRLQSVVSREIAPRESAVLTVGRIEAGSAPNIIPSTARISLNLRTQSEAVRDRMLAAIRRIAEGECHAAGCPREPEVTLGGSFPATVNDAEADRRVAAVHREVFGDGTVFDPGPAMGSEDFSLLAADGQPYAYWFVTTTPAATWDAAPGGDDLFAKLDAIPSNHSPHFAPDLSVIGPGVRALLAGALAYM encoded by the coding sequence ATGACCTCCGCCGCCGCCCGCACCGTGCTGGATCTGACCGCCGATCTCGGCCTCCCCGGCCTGGAGGACCTCTACCGGGATCTGCACCGCCACCCCGAGCTGTCCCGGCAGGAGCACCGCACGGCCGGTCTGCTCGCCGAGCGGCTGAAGTCGGCCGGGTACGACACCGTCGAGGGCATCGGCGGCACCGGTGTCGCGGGCGTCCTGCGCAACGGGGACGGGCCCGTCGTCCTCCTGCGCGCCGACATGGACGCGCTGCCGGTGCGGGAGGAGACCGGGCTGCCGTACGCCTCGGAGACGGACGGCGTGATGCACGCGTGCGGGCACGATCTGCACGTGACCTGGCTGGCGGGCGCGGCCCGGGCGCTGGCCGCCGGGCGGGACGCCTGGAACGGGACCCTGATCGTCGTCGGGCAGCCCGCCGAGGAGACCGGCGGCGGGGCGGCGGCGATGGTCGCGGACGGGCTGTACGCGCGCGTGCCCCGCCCCGATGTGCTGCTCGGCCAGCACGCCGCCCCGGGCCCGGTGGGGCTCTACCCGCACGTTCCCGGGCTGATCCTGTCCGCCACGACCGACGTCGAGATCGTCGTGCACGGGCGGGGCGGGCACGGTTCGCGGCCGGAGACGACTGTCGACCCCGTGGTGACTGCCGCGTATCTCGTCACCCGGCTCCAGAGCGTCGTCAGCCGGGAGATCGCGCCGCGCGAGTCGGCCGTGCTGACCGTCGGCCGGATCGAGGCGGGCAGCGCGCCGAACATCATCCCGTCCACCGCCCGGATCTCCCTCAATCTGCGCACCCAGTCCGAGGCCGTCCGGGACCGGATGCTCGCCGCGATCCGCCGTATCGCCGAGGGCGAGTGCCATGCCGCGGGCTGCCCGCGCGAGCCGGAGGTGACGCTCGGCGGCTCCTTCCCGGCGACCGTCAACGACGCCGAGGCCGACCGGCGGGTGGCCGCCGTGCACCGCGAGGTCTTCGGCGACGGCACGGTCTTCGACCCGGGCCCGGCGATGGGCAGCGAGGACTTCTCCCTGCTGGCCGCGGACGGGCAGCCGTACGCCTACTGGTTCGTGACCACGACCCCCGCCGCGACCTGGGACGCGGCGCCCGGCGGCGACGACCTGTTCGCGAAGCTGGACGCGATCCCCAGCAACCACAGCCCGCACTTCGCGCCGGATCTGTCGGTGATCGGGCCGGGCGTGCGGGCCCTCCTCGCGGGCGCCCTGGCTTACATGTGA
- a CDS encoding TIGR03943 family putative permease subunit, producing MRRGRYGPALLLVLVGAAILRISAFSELYLRYVQAGLRPYLVVSGAALVLLGVATAVVRRTGHGGEEGHGDEEGHGGEEGHGGEEEHGGEEGHGHRGPRTAWLLALPALALLLFPPPALGSYSAEREAAQRAAQGVGTFPALPAGDPVELTVGEFASRAIYDSGRSLKGRTVRLTGFVTHGDDGTWYVTRLLVSCCAADATTSKAEIRGADALPADTWVTVTGTWHPKGTLGTDSAWPPVLDAATVVRVREPADPYEKR from the coding sequence GTGAGGCGAGGGCGGTACGGTCCCGCGCTGCTGCTGGTCCTGGTCGGGGCGGCGATCCTGCGGATCTCGGCGTTCAGCGAGCTGTACCTGCGGTATGTGCAGGCGGGGCTGCGGCCGTACCTGGTGGTCTCCGGGGCGGCGCTGGTCCTGCTGGGCGTCGCGACAGCCGTCGTACGACGAACCGGGCACGGGGGCGAAGAAGGACACGGGGACGAAGAAGGGCATGGGGGCGAAGAAGGGCATGGGGGCGAAGAAGAACACGGGGGCGAGGAAGGGCACGGGCACCGCGGCCCCCGTACCGCGTGGCTGCTCGCCCTCCCCGCGCTCGCCCTGCTTCTCTTCCCGCCGCCCGCCCTCGGCTCCTACAGCGCCGAACGCGAGGCCGCGCAGCGGGCCGCGCAGGGGGTCGGGACCTTCCCGGCGCTGCCCGCGGGGGACCCGGTGGAGCTGACCGTGGGCGAGTTCGCTTCGCGGGCGATCTATGACAGCGGGCGGTCGCTGAAGGGCCGCACGGTGCGGCTGACCGGGTTCGTCACCCACGGCGACGACGGCACCTGGTACGTCACCCGGCTCCTCGTCTCCTGCTGCGCCGCCGACGCCACCACCAGCAAGGCCGAGATCCGAGGCGCCGACGCGCTGCCCGCGGACACCTGGGTCACCGTCACCGGCACCTGGCACCCGAAGGGCACGCTGGGCACCGACTCGGCGTGGCCGCCGGTGCTGGACGCCGCGACGGTCGTCCGCGTGAGGGAGCCGGCGGACCCGTACGAGAAGAGATAG